The Zea mays cultivar B73 chromosome 7, Zm-B73-REFERENCE-NAM-5.0, whole genome shotgun sequence DNA segment CTCGGCGAACCGCGCCGCGTGGATCTCAGCGTACCGAGGATCGCTTCCCACCTTCCTCCCATCGGCGTCCTCCGCGCCGCCGCTCGCAACCCCGATCTCCTCCACCAAGGACGCGCTCTCTCTTGTCACCACCCTGCAGACGCAGCTCTTCGAGGCCGTCGCCGAGCTGCAAGAGACCCTCGATCTGCAGGATGCGCGCGCGCGCCTTGTCCGTGAGGCGCGTGGCAAGGATGCTGCGCTGCTAGCCTTTGCGAAGAAGCTGCATGAGGCTCACCAAGTACTTGACCGCCTCGTCGACGACTACGCTGACTACCGTCGCGATCCCAAACGCCCGCGTGGCGCCGCTGCTGCTGACGATCCCGAGCCGGCGTCAGAGGGCGACTTCGGCACGTCCCTCCACTCCAGCCTTAAGCTTGATGACATCCTGACCTACGCGCACCGCATAAGTTACACAACCTTTGCTCCGCCGGAGCATGGTGCTGGGTTGCCTCTCCGTGTTAGCCTGCCACCTGTACCACAGGAGAATCAGATGAGAGCGTCGCAGCTGTATCTGTTTGCTGATTTGGATGTAGGGGTACCCAAGAAGCCATTGGATGCGAAGGACGGGATCGCGGCAGAAGTGGAGGTTGCGCCGCTGTATGAGGCACCACAGGAGGGGCCGTCGAGGCTACCAAACACCTTGCCACCCATGTTCCCGAAGGAGCTAAAGCCGCCGCCGGGATGGAAGCCTGGTGATCCGATCACGCTACCACTTGATGAGATACTACCTGGTATCAAGGGTGAAGAGCGGGAGGCACAGGCCCCTGTGCCGCAGGCACCTGTTTCAGTGCGACCAGTGGCACCAATGGGACCAGAGACAATACAGGTCAAGCCTGTGCAGCTTGATTTTGGGAGCAGTAGTAGTGACGAGTACAGTAGTGACGTTGGGAGCTCAGAAGAAGATGATGAGGATTAGTGCTCGGTAAGCTGCTCTATTTTGTTGGCTTTCAATTGTAGTTGCCTTTCTATCGTATGCTTGGAGTAGAATCTTCTATGCTAGCGATTTTTACCTGCTCATGTCTTACTGACTATTTATGAACTTTAGGGCTGATCTCAGATCATTGTAATGGTGCTTTATCCTGTACTTCTTAAACCAATGTATTCTACCATTGATTTTACTTATTATATGCTTAGTATCAATTGTTTACCTTTGTTAAATTGTTATATTCCTGCAATACAGTAGATTGTTACCAGTTTCAAATTGTTTGTGTTCTTACCAAATAACAATGATAGCCGCGAGAATGGTATTTGCACAATTGAGTTACAAGGTGTTGTGAGTGTGAACTTCTAACTTTGCACTTGTGATTCATGTTAGTCGTTTATTTGTATTCTCAGTGAGCCTTTGTTGTACAGGAGTTACTCCAGATCTTCTCTATATGTGGAAGCTTATCTAGTTTTTTTTTTTGAAAGAGATTTATTTCTCTGCTTACCAGTTTACAAGGATAACAGAAGATGAGAAGAACAATAGCAGCAGCAAAACAATCTAAATCAGACATCACACTTGTAGCTGAATTCCAACAGGATACCCGAACCCACTCCAGGAACCCAAAGGCAACAGGAACACCACCTCTTGCACTTGTACAGAGGCTCAAATCACTGTGTATGTGATTTAACTGGgtttttcttcttcttgtgaTTTAACTGTGTACATGTGAATGCTGCATTCCATAGGTCTTACTTAGCGGGATGCATGTGATCTTCTGAATAAGGTCGTTTCGTATGGTCCCGTGGTTAGGTGTCTACAGATGCAGTGCATTCAGCTGTCCCACCACACCACCTTCTCAGCCGACCGAAAGGCATCTTACTTATCCCAATCAGCCTGCCACAGTGGCGAGAATGGAACCGTACCTCCAGTGGTTAGGGATACAGCTCATGGAGCTCGGCGGTACCGCAAtgtcgctgctgctgctgctcgtgCTCGCCGCGTCGCCATTGCAGCAGGCCAGGGCGGTTGGCGGCGGCAGGCCGCGGGTGCCGGCCATCCTGGTGTTCGGCGACTCCATCGTGGACACGGGCAACAACAACGCCGTCCTCACGCTCACCAAGTCCAACTTCAGGCCATACGGCAAGGACCTCAACGGCGGCGTACCCACCGGACGCTTCTCCAACGGCCGGATTCCGACGGACTTCGTAGGTTCGTGTCCCGCGCCGCTAGCTGCGATGCGACTCGAGCACGAGCCTAATTAACGAACAGTCGCTGTATGGATGCCTGTGCAGCTTCACGGCTCGGCTTGAAAGATCTGGTTCCGGCGTATCTCGGCACCGACCTCAGCGACGACGACCTCTGCACGGGCGTCAGCTTCGCGTCTGGGGGCACCGGCTACGACCCGCTCACCTCCACTCTCGTGGTAAACAACAAACGAACGACCCCCGTTGAAATGCCTTTCTTCAGGCAGTTCTGccgatgcaggaggagctcaacatgtTCGCGGAGTACAAGGAGAGGCTCGCAGGGGTCGTCGGAGACGAGGCCGCCGCCGCAGGAATCGTGGCCGAAAGCCTGTTCCTTGTCTGCGCCGGGTCGGACGACATCGCCAACAACTACTACCTCGCCCCCGTCAGACCTCTGCAGTACGACATCTCGGCGTACGTGGATTTCCTTGTGGAGCAGGCCTGCGACTTCATTAGGGTGAGTGACATCTTCTTTCTCCAGTCTCC contains these protein-coding regions:
- the LOC100279561 gene encoding GDSL esterase/lipase EXL3 isoform X4 → MQCIQLSHHTTFSADRKASYLSQSACHSGENGTVPPVVRDTAHGARRYRNVAAAAARARRVAIAAGQGGWRRQAAGAGHPGVRRLHRGHGQQQRRPHAHQVQLQAIRQGPQRRRTHRTLLQRPDSDGLRSFTARLERSGSGVSRHRPQRRRPLHGRQLRVWGHRLRPAHLHSRVLPMQEELNMFAEYKERLAGVVGDEAAAAGIVAESLFLVCAGSDDIANNYYLAPVRPLQYDISAYVDFLVEQACDFIRQLYQQGARRIAVLGMPPVGCVPSQRTLAGGLARDCDPARNHAAQLYNSRLKEEVVLLQKELACQRIGYVDIYDVLQDMITNPCKYGFEVSTRGCCGTGDLEVSLLCNQLTAPTCPDDRKYVFWDSFHPTEKAYEIIVDYLFPRYIENLL
- the LOC100279561 gene encoding GDSL esterase/lipase EXL3 isoform X1 gives rise to the protein MRRTIAAAKQSKSDITLVAEFQQDTRTHSRNPKATGTPPLALVQRLKSLCVYRCSAFSCPTTPPSQPTERHLTYPNQPATVARMEPYLQWLGIQLMELGGTAMSLLLLLVLAASPLQQARAVGGGRPRVPAILVFGDSIVDTGNNNAVLTLTKSNFRPYGKDLNGGVPTGRFSNGRIPTDFVASRLGLKDLVPAYLGTDLSDDDLCTGVSFASGGTGYDPLTSTLVAVLPMQEELNMFAEYKERLAGVVGDEAAAAGIVAESLFLVCAGSDDIANNYYLAPVRPLQYDISAYVDFLVEQACDFIRQLYQQGARRIAVLGMPPVGCVPSQRTLAGGLARDCDPARNHAAQLYNSRLKEEVVLLQKELACQRIGYVDIYDVLQDMITNPCKYGFEVSTRGCCGTGDLEVSLLCNQLTAPTCPDDRKYVFWDSFHPTEKAYEIIVDYLFPRYIENLL
- the LOC100279561 gene encoding GDSL esterase/lipase EXL3 isoform X6; protein product: MEPYLQWLGIQLMELGGTAMSLLLLLVLAASPLQQARAVGGGRPRVPAILVFGDSIVDTGNNNAVLTLTKSNFRPYGKDLNGGVPTGRFSNGRIPTDFVASRLGLKDLVPAYLGTDLSDDDLCTGVSFASGGTGYDPLTSTLVEELNMFAEYKERLAGVVGDEAAAAGIVAESLFLVCAGSDDIANNYYLAPVRPLQYDISAYVDFLVEQACDFIRQLYQQGARRIAVLGMPPVGCVPSQRTLAGGLARDCDPARNHAAQLYNSRLKEEVVLLQKELACQRIGYVDIYDVLQDMITNPCKYGFEVSTRGCCGTGDLEVSLLCNQLTAPTCPDDRKYVFWDSFHPTEKAYEIIVDYLFPRYIENLL
- the LOC100279561 gene encoding GDSL esterase/lipase EXL3 isoform X7, which encodes MVPWLGVYRCSAFSCPTTPPSQPTERHLTYPNQPATVARMEPYLQWLGIQLMELGGTAMSLLLLLVLAASPLQQARAVGGGRPRVPAILVFGDSIVDTGNNNAVLTLTKSNFRPYGKDLNGGVPTGRFSNGRIPTDFVASRLGLKDLVPAYLGTDLSDDDLCTGVSFASGGTGYDPLTSTLVEELNMFAEYKERLAGVVGDEAAAAGIVAESLFLVCAGSDDIANNYYLAPVRPLQYDISAYVDFLVEQACDFIRQLYQQGARRIAVLGMPPVGCVPSQRTLAGGLARDCDPARNHAAQLYNSRLKEEVVLLQKELACQRIGYVDIYDVLQDMITNPCKYGFEVSTRGCCGTGDLEVSLLCNQLTAPTCPDDRKYVFWDSFHPTEKAYEIIVDYLFPRYIENLL
- the LOC100279561 gene encoding GDSL esterase/lipase EXL3 isoform X2; translated protein: MRRTIAAAKQSKSDITLVAEFQQDTRTHSRNPKATGTPPLALVQRLKSLCVYRCSAFSCPTTPPSQPTERHLTYPNQPATVARMEPYLQWLGIQLMELGGTAMSLLLLLVLAASPLQQARAVGGGRPRVPAILVFGDSIVDTGNNNAVLTLTKSNFRPYGKDLNGGVPTGRFSNGRIPTDFVASRLGLKDLVPAYLGTDLSDDDLCTGVSFASGGTGYDPLTSTLVEELNMFAEYKERLAGVVGDEAAAAGIVAESLFLVCAGSDDIANNYYLAPVRPLQYDISAYVDFLVEQACDFIRQLYQQGARRIAVLGMPPVGCVPSQRTLAGGLARDCDPARNHAAQLYNSRLKEEVVLLQKELACQRIGYVDIYDVLQDMITNPCKYGFEVSTRGCCGTGDLEVSLLCNQLTAPTCPDDRKYVFWDSFHPTEKAYEIIVDYLFPRYIENLL
- the LOC100279561 gene encoding GDSL esterase/lipase EXL3 isoform X3, with product MMQPHLPSPARLGLTASSPSLPPNPVPLNPTSSPSHGSLPSSAAAGTSAAPTLTTSPSLLPLLPPLPRAQSLLQLISSLASNLLELSANRAAWISAYRGSLPTFLPSASSAPPLATPISSTKDALSLVTTLQTQLFEAVAELQETLDLQDARARLVREARGKDAALLAFAKKLHEAHQVLDRLVDDYADYRRDPKRPRGAAAADDPEPASEGDFGTSLHSSLKLDDILTYAHRISYTTFAPPEHGAGLPLRVSLPPVPQENQMRASQLYLFADLDVGVPKKPLDAKDGIAAEVEVAPLYEAPQEGPSRLPNTLPPMFPKELKPPPGWKPGDPITLPLDEILPGIKGEEREAQAPVPQAPVSVRPVAPMGPETIQVKPVQLDFGSSSSDEYSSDVGSSEEDDED
- the LOC100279561 gene encoding GDSL esterase/lipase EXL3 (The RefSeq protein has 1 substitution compared to this genomic sequence), translated to MVPWLGVYRCSAFSCPTTPPSQPTERHLTYPNQPATVARMEPYLQWLGIQLMELGGTAMSLLLLLVLAASPLQQARAVGGGRPRVPAILVFGDSIVDTGNNNAVLTLTKSNFRPYGKDLNGGVPTGRFSNGRIPTDFVASRLGLKDLVPAYLGTDLSDDDLCTGVSFASGGTGYDPLTSTLVAVLPMQEELNMFAEYKERLAGVVGDEAAAAGIVAESLFLVCAGSDDIANNYYLAPVRPLQYDISAYVDFLVEQACDFIRQLYQQGARRIAVLGMPPVGCVPSQRTLAGGLARDCDPARNHAAQLYNSRLKEEVVLLQKELACQRIGYVDIYDVLQDMITNPCKYGFEVSTRGCCGTGDLEVSLLCNQLTAPTCPDDREYVFWDSFHPTEKAYEIIVDYLFPRYIENLL
- the LOC100279561 gene encoding GDSL esterase/lipase EXL3 isoform X5, with the translated sequence MEPYLQWLGIQLMELGGTAMSLLLLLVLAASPLQQARAVGGGRPRVPAILVFGDSIVDTGNNNAVLTLTKSNFRPYGKDLNGGVPTGRFSNGRIPTDFVASRLGLKDLVPAYLGTDLSDDDLCTGVSFASGGTGYDPLTSTLVAVLPMQEELNMFAEYKERLAGVVGDEAAAAGIVAESLFLVCAGSDDIANNYYLAPVRPLQYDISAYVDFLVEQACDFIRQLYQQGARRIAVLGMPPVGCVPSQRTLAGGLARDCDPARNHAAQLYNSRLKEEVVLLQKELACQRIGYVDIYDVLQDMITNPCKYGFEVSTRGCCGTGDLEVSLLCNQLTAPTCPDDRKYVFWDSFHPTEKAYEIIVDYLFPRYIENLL